From Nycticebus coucang isolate mNycCou1 chromosome 6, mNycCou1.pri, whole genome shotgun sequence, the proteins below share one genomic window:
- the PSME1 gene encoding proteasome activator complex subunit 1 yields MAMLRVQPEAQAKVDVFREDLCTKTENLLGSYFPKKISDLDAFLKEPALNEANLSNLKAPLDIPVPDPVKEKEKEERKKHQEKEDKDEKKKGEDEDKGPPCGPVNCNEKIVVLLQRLKPEIKDVIEQLNLVTTWLQLQIPRIEDGNNFGVAVQEKVFELMTSLHTKLEGFHTQISKYFSERGDAVAKAAKQPHVGDYRQLVHELDEAEYRDIRLMVMEIRNTYAVLYDIILKNFEKLKKPRGETKGMIY; encoded by the exons ATGGCCATGCTCAGGGTCCAGCCTGAGGCCCAAGCCAAG GTGGATGTGTTTCGTGAAGACCTTTGTACCAAG ACAGAGAACCTCCTCGGGAGCTATTTCCCCAAGAAGATTTCTGATTTGGATGCATTTTTAAAG GAGCCAGCTCTCAATGAAGCCAACTTAAGCAATCTGAAGGCCCCATTAGACATCCCAGTGCCTGATCCAgttaaggagaaagagaaggaagagcgGAAAAAACACCAGGAG AAGGAAGacaaagatgaaaagaagaaaggggaagatgAAGACAAAG GTcctccctgtggcccagtgaACTGCAATGAAAAGATTGTGGTCCTCCTGCAGCGCTTAAAGCCTGAGATTAAGGATGTCATTGAGCAGCTCAACTTG GTCACCACCTGGTTGCAGCTGCAGATACCTCGGATTGAGGATGGGAACAATTTTGGAGTGGCTGTCCAG GAGAAGGTGTTTGAACTCATGACCAGCCTCCACACCAAGCTAGAAGGCTTCCACACTCAAATCTCTAA GTATTTCTCTGAGCGAGGTGATGCAGTGGCCAAAGCAGCCAAGCAGCCCCATGTG GGTGATTATCGGCAGCTGGTACATGAGCTAGATGAGGCAGAGTACCGAGACATCCGGCTGATGGTCATGGAGATCCGCAACACTTAT GCTGTGTTATATGACATCATCCTGAAGAACTTTGAGAAGCTCAAGAAGCCCAGGGGAGAAACAAAGGGAATGATCTATTGA
- the FITM1 gene encoding fat storage-inducing transmembrane protein 1: MERGPVVGAGLGAGARIRALLGCLVKVLLWVASALLYFGSEQAARLLGSPCLRRLYHAWLAAVVIFGPLLQFHVNPRTIFASHGNFFNIKFVNSAWGWTCTFLGGFVLLVVFLATRRVAVTARHLSRLVVGAAVWRGAGRAFLLIEDLTGSCFEPLPQGLLLHELPDRRSCLAAGHQWRGYTVSSHTFLLTFCCLLMAEEAAVFAKYLAHGLPAGAPLRLVFLLNVLLLGLWNFLLLCTVIYFHQYTHKVVGAAVGTFAWYLTYGSWYHQPWSPGSPGHGLFPRPHSSHKHN, encoded by the exons atGGAGCGGGGGCCGgtggtgggggcagggctgggagctgGAGCCCGAATCCGGGCATTGCTGGGCTGCCTGGTCAAGGTGCTCCTCTGGGTGGCCTCTGCTTTGCTATACTTTGGTAGTGAACAGGCTGCCCGCCTCCTGGGCAGCCCCTGCTTACGGCGCCTCTACCATGCCTGGTTGGCAGCAGTGGTCATCTTTGGGCCCCTCCTGCAGTTCCATGTCAACCCTCGGACTATCTTCGCCAGCCATGGGaacttcttcaacat AAAGTTTGTGAATTCAGCGTGGGGCTGGACCTGCACCTTCCTGGGGGGCTTCGTGTTGCTGGTGGTGTTCCTGGCTACACGGCGCGTGGCAGTGACCGCCAGGCACCTGAGCCGACTGGTGGTGGGGGCGGCCGTGTGGCGGGGGGCAGGCCGGGCCTTTCTGCTCATTGAAGACCTGACTGGCTCCTGCTTCGAGCCTCTGCCCCAGGGCTTGTTGCTCCATGAGTTGCCAGACCGCCGAAGCTGCCTGGCAGCCGGCCACCAGTGGCGAGGCTACACAGTCTCCTCCCACACCTTCCTGCTCACCTTCTGCTGCTTGCTGATGGCTGAGGAAGCAGCCGTGTTTGCCAAGTACCTGGCCCACGGGCTGCCTGCTGGGGCACCCTTGCGCCTCGTCTTCCTGCTCAACGTGCTGCTGCTGGGCCTCTGGAACTTCCTGCTGCTCTGTACTGTCATCTATTTCCACCAGTACACTCACAAGGTGGTGGGCGCTGCGGTAGGTACCTTCGCCTGGTACCTCACCTATGGCAGCTGGTATCATCAGCCCTGGTCTCCAGGGAGCCCTGGCCATGGGCTCttcccccgcccccactctaGCCACAAGCataactga
- the LOC128589127 gene encoding 60S ribosomal protein L36a, whose translation MVNVPKTRRTFCKKCGKHQPHKVTQYKKGKDSLYAQGKRRYDRKQSGYGGQTKPIFRKKAKTTKKIVLRLECVEPNCRSKRMLAIKRCKHFELGGDKKRKGQVIQF comes from the coding sequence ATGGTCAACGTACCTAAAACCCGAAGAACTTTCTGTAAGAAGTGTGGCAAGCATCAGCCTCACAAAGTGACCCAGTATAAGAAGGGCAAGGATTCCTTGTATGCCCAAGGAAAGAGGCGCTATGATCGAAAGCAGAGTGGCTATGGTGGGCAGACAAAGCCAATTTTCCGGAAGAAGGCTAAAACCACAAAGAAGATTGTGCTGAGGCTGGAATGTGTGGAGCCTAACTGCAGATCCAAGAGGATGCTGGCCATTAAGAGATGCAAGCATTTTGAACTGGGaggagataagaaaagaaagggccAAGTGATCCAGTTCTAA
- the EMC9 gene encoding ER membrane protein complex subunit 9 has product MGEVEISARAYVKMCLHAARYPHAAVNGLLLAPAPRSGGCLCLTDCVPLFHSHLALSVMLEVALNQVDVWGTQAGLVVAGYYHANAALDDQSPGSLALKIAGRIAEFFPDAVLIMLDNQKLVPQPRVPPVIVLENQGLCWVPKDKNLVMWRDWEESRQMVGALLEGQAYQHLVDFDCHLDDIRQDWTNQQLNTQITQWVGPTNGNA; this is encoded by the exons ATGGGGGAAGTGGAGATCTCTGCCCGGGCCTACGTGAAGATGTGCCTGCATGCCGCCCGATACCCACACGCGGCGGTCAACGGACTGTTGCTGGCGCCGGCGCCGCGGTCCGGAGGATGCCTGTGCCTCACCGATTGTGTGCCCCTCTTCCACAGTCACCTGGCCCTGTCCGTCATGTTGGAGGTCGCCCTCAACCAG GTGGATGTGTGGGGTACACAGGCCGGTCTGGTGGTGGCTGGGTACTACCATGCCAATGCAGCTCTGGACGACCAGAG CCCTGGGTCCCTGGCCTTGAAAATCGCTGGACGAATTGCAGAATTCTTCCCTGACGCAGTGCTTATTATG TTGGATAATCAGAAACTGGTGCCTCAGCCTCGTGTGCCTCCAGTCATTGTGCTGGAGAACCAAGGTCTCTGCTGGGTCCCCAAGGATAAGAACTT AGTGATGTGGAGGGACTGGGAGGAGTCCCGACAGATGGTGGGAGCACTACTGGAGGGCCAGGCATACCAGCATCTTGTGGACTTTGACTGTCACCTTGATGACATCCGACAGGACTGGACCAACCAACAGCTCAACACCCAAATCACCCAGTGGGTTGGTCCCACCAATGGAAACGCCTGA